The following coding sequences lie in one Aythya fuligula isolate bAytFul2 chromosome 17, bAytFul2.pri, whole genome shotgun sequence genomic window:
- the LHX5 gene encoding LIM/homeobox protein Lhx5: MMVHCAGCERPILDRFLLNVLDRAWHIKCVQCCECKCNLTEKCFSREGKLYCKNDFFRRFGTKCAGCSQGISPSDLVRKARNKVFHLNCFTCMVCNKQLSTGEELYIIDENKFVCKEDYLNSPTLKEGSLNSVSSCTDRSLSPDLQDPMQDDPKETDNSTSSDKETTNNENEEQNSGTKRRGPRTTIKAKQLETLKAAFAATPKPTRHIREQLAQETGLNMRVIQVWFQNRRSKERRMKQLSALGARRHAFFRSPRRMRPLGGRLDESEMLGSTPYTYYGDYQGDYYGPGGNYDFFPHGPPSQAQSPADPSYLQNSGPGSTPLGPLEPPLSGHHSSENQRYTDMISHPDTPSPEPGMTGSLHPIPGEVFSGGPSPPFSMSSNSGYSGALAHPNPELSEAAVW, encoded by the exons ATGATGGTGCATTGTGCGGGCTGCGAGAGGCCGATCCTGGACCGCTTTCTGCTCAACGTCTTGGACAGGGCATGGCACATCAAATGCGTCCAGTGCTGCGAGTGCAAGTGCAACCTGACCGAGAAATGCTTCTCCAGGGAAGGCAAACTCTACtgcaaaaatgactttttcag GAGGTTTGGTACCAAATGCGCCGGCTGCTCCCAAGGCATCTCCCCCAGCGACCTGGTCCGGAAAGCGCGGAACAAAGTGTTCCACCTGAACTGTTTCACCTGCATGGTCTGCAACAAGCAGCTCTCCACGGGCGAGGAACTCTATATCATAGACGAGAACAAATTTGTTTGCAAAGAGGATTATTTGAACTCCCCCACCCTGAAGGAAGGCAGCCTCAACTCAG TGTCCTCATGTACAGACAGGAGTTTGTCCCCGGATCTCCAGGACCCCATGCAGGACGACCCCAAGGAGACGGACAACTCCACCTCGTCGGACAAGGAGACCACCAACAACGAGAACGAGGAGCAGAACTCGGGCACCAAGCGCCGGGGGCCCCGCACCACCATTAAGGCCAAGCAGCTGGAGACCCTCAAAGCCGCCTTCGCCGCCACCCCAAAGCCCACCCGGCACATCCGCGAGCAGCTGGCGCAGGAGACCGGCCTCAACATGAGAGTCATCCAG GTCTGGTTCCAGAACCGCCGGTCCAAGGAGCGCCGGATGAAGCAGCTGAGCGCGCTGGGTGCCCGCCGGCACGCCTTCTTCCGCAGCCCCCGCAGGATGCGGCCCCTGGGCGGCCGCCTCGACGAGTCCGAGATGCTCGGCTCGACGCCCTACACCTACTACGGAG ATTACCAAGGTGACTACTACGGGCCGGGAGGCAACTATGACTTTTTCCCCCACGGGCCCCCCTCCCAGGCCCAGTCCCCGGCCGACCCCAGCTACCTTCAGAACTCAGGACCCGGCTCCACGCCCCTGGGACCCTTGGAGCCCCCCCTAAGCGGACACCACTCCTCAGAAAACCAAAGGTACACGGATATGATCTCGCACCCCgacacccccagccccgagccggGGATGACGGGCTCGCTGCACCCCATCCCGGGGGAGGTCTTCAGCGGGGGGCCGAGCCCCCCCTTCTCCATGTCCAGCAATAGCGGCTACAGCGGGGCGCTCGCGCACCCCAACCCGGAGCTGAGCGAGGCGGCGGTGTGGTAG